The Pseudomonas putida nucleotide sequence ATGGCGAACGACAGGTTGTCGATCAGCACACGGTCGCCGTAGCCCTTGGTGACGTTCTTGAATTCGATGACCTTGTCGCCCAGGCGCGGACCGGCCGGGATGTAGATCTCGTTGGTTTCGCTGCGCTTCTGGAATTCCTGCGACTGCATTTCTTCGAAACGCTGCAGACGGGCCTTGGACTTGGACTGGCGGGCCTTGGCGCCTTTGCGCACCCACTCCAGTTCCTCTTTCATGGCCTTCTCGTGGGCGCTCTGCTGCTTGGATTCCTGCGCCAGACGCTCCGACTTGGCTTCCAGCCAGCCCGAGTAGTTGCCTTCGTACGGAATGCCGGCGCCGCGATCCAGTTCGAGGATCCAGCCAGCGACGTTGTCGAGGAAGTAACGGTCGTGGGTAATCGCAACCACGGTACCCGGGAAGTCGTGCAGGAAGCGCTCCAGCCAGGCTACCGAATCGGCGTCCAGGTGGTTGGTCGGTTCGTCGAGCAGCAGCATGTCGGGGGCCGACAGCAGCAGACGGCACAAGGCCACGCGGCGCTTCTCACCACCGGACAGGTGTTCGATGCGGGCATCCCAGGCCGGCAGGCGCAGGGCGTCGGCGGCGACGTCCAGCTGGCGCTCCAGGTTGTGGCCGTCGGCAGCCTGCAGGATGGCCTCGAGCTTGGCCTGTTCGGCAGCCAGCTTGTCGAAGTCGGCGTCCGGCTCGGCGTAGGCAGCGTAGACCTCGTCCAGGCGAGCCTGGGCGTCCTTGATCACGCTGACCGCTTCCTCGACCACTTCACGCACGGACTTGTTCGGGTCCAGTTGCGGTTCCTGCGGCAGGTAACCCACGTTGATGTCGGGCATCGGACGGGCTTCGCCGTCGAATTCCTTGTCGACGCCCGCCATGATCCGCAGCAGGGTCGATTTACCGGCGCCGTTCAGGCCGAGCACGCCGATCTTGGCGCCTGGGAAGAACGACAGGGAAATATTCTTGAGAATTTCCCGCTTCGGCGGCACGACCTTGCTCAGCCGATGCATGGTGTAGACGTATTGAGCCAAAACCAAGCCCTCTAAATAGGTAAAGACATCGACGATCGCCCAGCCTTTGTGGCCAGGGGGATGTGTTTACGGGGTTTCATTGAACAAAGTCGACCATTCTACGCCAACGCGCGGCGTTGCACAGGGTGGTCGGATGGTGGGGTGGGATCGTTGTGATCCTGGGGGGCATTTATTGCTTGTGCCGGCCCTTTCGCGGGACAAGCCCGCTCCTACAAAGACCACCAGGCCTGTAGGAGCGGGCTTGCCCCGCGAATAGGCCGGCACGGCAGCCGAAGATGGCTCAGACGTGACGCTGCTTGCCAGCCTTGCCCCGTGGCAGACGGCAACGCTCGCCCTGCTCGGCCAGGCGCGCCGCATAAGCGGCCTTTACGCTGAAGCCACCGCTGCGGGCAGGCTGCTCGGCAACCTTGGCAGGCTTGGCTGCAGCTGGCGTGCTGACAACCTTGCCAGCCGGCTTGGCCACGGCAGCCACAGGTGCCTGTTCAGCTGGCGCTGCCGCCGCCTTGGCGGTCTTTCGCAGTTCAGCCAGCGATGGCGTCTTGTTCTTCGAGGCCGCAGCCGCGTCTGGTTTGTCCAGCGAGCGCTGGCACGATTTGCAGGATACGTCCGCGGTCACGGCAGTGCTGACAAGGGTCTGACTGCTGCGCCCACAGGCGGAATCGAGGCCATTGGTGGAAAAGTGAGTAACCAAAACCGAACATCTCCGATGCGTTGTCATTGAAGCGGGCGGCATTCTCGCACAGGATGCAGGGTCTTGCCGAACGGGCCGGCATCACCACGACCACTGGCACCGGACAACAGGGCTGGCACATTGCCATAATCACAGGCATGCTAGCCCGTTCGGAAGTCCGGCTTTATAGTGCGCAGCCGCGGTCCTGGCCTGTGCAGATACCGGCATACACCGTGCATGTTCCCTCCCTGCCATCGCCAGCCCAATCGCAGGACCAACGCTTGACCGATCTCAATCATCCGACTCTGCTGCGCCCCGCTTCGCCGGCCCCAGTCGCTTCGCTGCGTGGTTCGGTCAAAGGTGCGCTGGCCCTGCTGGCCCTGATCCTGCTGGCTTTGCTGCTGTGGCAACTGTTCTCGCAGTTCCGCCACACCCAGGCCGACCAGCGCCAGCTGAACCTCGACGCGAGCGCCGAACTCGCCGACCACCTGGGCCTGAACCTGGCGCTCAAGGCCCAGCAGGCCCTCAACGTGGTCCAGCCCTACGTCAAGGCGCCGACGCCCGCCGCCCTGCCGAGCCTGCTGGTGACCCTTCGCGAACGCCTGCCCGCCCTGCGCGACCTGGCGTGGCTGGACCATGCCGGGCAACTGCGCAGCGACAGCCTGGCCGGTAGCCCCGACCGCCAGTTGATTGACGAACTGGTCGGCCTGAACCAAGGCCGCAGCTACTTTTTCGCCAACTCGGCGGACAACCGCACTGTCTACCTGCTGTTGCGCCAAACGGCGGAACAGGATCGTGGCTACTGGCTGCTGCGCCTGTCACCGGACTATTACCAGGCGCTCACCGTACACCTGGACGGCCC carries:
- the ettA gene encoding energy-dependent translational throttle protein EttA, which produces MAQYVYTMHRLSKVVPPKREILKNISLSFFPGAKIGVLGLNGAGKSTLLRIMAGVDKEFDGEARPMPDINVGYLPQEPQLDPNKSVREVVEEAVSVIKDAQARLDEVYAAYAEPDADFDKLAAEQAKLEAILQAADGHNLERQLDVAADALRLPAWDARIEHLSGGEKRRVALCRLLLSAPDMLLLDEPTNHLDADSVAWLERFLHDFPGTVVAITHDRYFLDNVAGWILELDRGAGIPYEGNYSGWLEAKSERLAQESKQQSAHEKAMKEELEWVRKGAKARQSKSKARLQRFEEMQSQEFQKRSETNEIYIPAGPRLGDKVIEFKNVTKGYGDRVLIDNLSFAMPKGAIVGVIGGNGAGKSTLFRMLMGKEQPDSGSIEIGETVQLACVDQSREDLDGGKTVFQQVSDGSDMIKIGSYEIPSRTYVGRFNFKGGDQQKFVKDLSGGERGRLHLALTLKEGGNVLLLDEPSNDLDVETLRSLEEALLDFPGAAIVISHDRWFLDRVATHILAYEDDSNVVFFEGNYTEYEADRKKRLGDAAAQPHRVRHKKLAQ